A genomic window from Fusarium keratoplasticum isolate Fu6.1 chromosome 15, whole genome shotgun sequence includes:
- a CDS encoding ULP-PROTEASE domain-containing protein has protein sequence MTIDKLRTITRLATSNGVPLVSLWQSGGALRESLEGDPPKLTRNAVKTAIETLRQELLRRNPLSATPPIATTTNDSPQFPPAGPASASSEVSSVDLPDPDGGILDSDDDSYAVPEPTGIASSAKTLSTKILNQLQSEECLTDDVLYFLSAVVFARHRGLHPPDAQVYLKDPLWFDVDAPPSLPRCLFQDERPKDATIYMPALVDKNHWVLVRIVVKAGDATATIYDSLPSPARAKRLTAGVTRWFQGISPSLRVAVLFQICARQLDTVSCGIFVIANFDQILQGQSPSLQIEPRAERARLLEMMCVIETPLLDLDDEQLQAVSEVQAILCPPTTPSVQAGPKDAVLTAPIGPIHSVSDKDIKISTPTSSPTTSPTKRHTPNTADLMSLASQLVQSITDRTRDRKVEKVGAATCHLNDANTTLSKAEAVLKEAQDALEQGKAIESSSSDNRAAFQHWLSQAPIDTTGGPFGFAIQGATQSARAFLAQYLSTVRESMVQLVDNAADAVRQVDESKAIVEARQQELKLAMEDKGSHESDLQQLGSLLGRLLE, from the exons ATGACCA TTGATAAGCTACGAACGATCACCCGTCTGGCGACGTCGAATGGGGTTCCCCTGGTGTCTCTGTGGCAGTCTGGCGGAGCTTTGAGGGAGTCACTGGAGGGAGATCCACCCAAGCTCACCAGGAATGCTGTCAAGACCGCCATCGAGACACTGCGACAAGAACTCCTCCGCCGCAACCCACTCTCTGCCACGCCACCAATAGCCACTACCACCAACGATAGTCCTCAGTTTCCACCAGCCGGCCCTGCGAGTGCATCCAGTGAGGTCTCGTCAGTGGATCTGCCTGACCCTGATGGAGGGATCCTGGatagcgacgacgacagctACGCCGTTCCCGAACCGACCGGAATCGCAAGCTCAGCAAAGACGCTTTCGACCAAGATCCTTAACCAGCTCCAGTCTGAAGAATGCCTCACGGACGACGTCCTCTACTTCCTTTCGGCCGTCGTCTTTGCCAGACATCGTGGCCTGCACCCGCCCGACGCCCAAGTCTACCTCAAGGACCCGCTCTGGTTCGACGTCGACGCGCCGCCATCACTACCACGATGCCTCTTCCAAGATGAACGCCCCAAGGATGCGACAATCTACATGCCTGCACTTGTCGACAAGAACCACTGGGTTCTCGTCCGTATCGTCGTCAAGGCAGGAGATGCAACAGCCACCATATACGACTCCCTTCCATCGCCGGCACGAGCCAAGCGCCTGACTGCTGGAGTGACGCGGTGGTTCCAGGGCATATCGCCCTCATTGCGCGTCGCTGTCTTGTTTCAG ATTTGCGCGCGACAGCTTGACACCGTTAGCTGTggcatcttcgtcatcgccaACTTTGATCAAATTCTGCAAGGCCAGTCTCCGAGCCTGCAAATCGAGCCACGAGCCGAGCGCGCAAGGCTCCTAGAAATGATGTGTGTTATCGAGACACcgcttctcgacctcgacgatgagCAACTTCAAGCTGTCTCGGAGGTCCAGGCCATTTTGTGTCCTCCAACCACGCCTTCGGTGCAAGCAGGCCCCAAAGATGCAGTGCTGACAGCGCCTATTGGACCCATCCATTCAGTTTCTGACAAGGACATCAAGATCAGCACACCAACCTCCAGCCCGACCACTTCGCCTACA AAACGCCACACTCCCAACACGGCTGACTTGATGTCTTTGGCCTCGCAACTAGTCCAGTCCATCACGGACAGAACGCGGGACCGGAAAGTAGAGAAAGTAGGCGCTGCAACCTGTCATCTCAACGACGCGAACACTACACTCTCAAAGGCGGAGGCAGTCCTGAAAGAGGCCCAGGATGCACTcgagcaaggcaaggccaTTGAGTCCAGCAGCTCCGACAACCGCGCAGCCTTCCAGCACTGGCTCAGCCAGGCTCCAATCGATACCACTGGTGGGCCCTTTGGGTTTGCAATCCAGGGAGCCACCCAGAGTGCTCGGGCTTTCCTAGCTCAGTACCTGTCGACAGTTCGGGAGTCGATGGTTCAACTGGTGGACAATGCTGCCGATGCTGTTCGGCAGGTTGATGAGTCTAAAGCTATCGTGGAGGCTCGCCAGCAAGAGTTGAAATTGGCCATGGAAGACAAGGGCTCACATGAGAGTGACTTGCAACAGTTAGGATCTTTGCTTGGGAGGCTGCTGGAGTAA